A window of the Lolium perenne isolate Kyuss_39 chromosome 7, Kyuss_2.0, whole genome shotgun sequence genome harbors these coding sequences:
- the LOC127312020 gene encoding myb family transcription factor MPH1 isoform X1, with product MHLILRRISQSVCTRSSSCKERGNMRGFERRGVRQYNRSDEPRMRWTEELHRQFIEAVDCLGGADEATPKRILQLMGLKGVSISHIKSHLQMYRSSSSSSNNNSPPNGPLDRREDHCADGNSTAALVPDQINACYAVPRHGVHHSSSPYQIPPSIEEILSTWEESKGRLPCKSSNNILITAQKEIVWPSQCSNTVQIKNWTATGCDLTLSIGSQWEEEVVTTSSNDKDRTTTIEESAPPARDRAGLNLDLNLNFNLNLSVSSSSWLT from the exons ATGCACTTGATTCTGAGAAGGATCAGTCAAAGTGTGTGTACCAGAAGCTCTAGCTGCAAGGAGAGAGGAAATATGAGAGGATTTGAGAGGAGAGGCGTCCGGCAGTACAACAGGTCCGACGAGCCGAGGATGCGGTGGACGGAGGAGCTGCACCGGCAGTTCATCGAGGCCGTAGACTGCCTCGGCGGCGCTGATG AGGCAACTCCGAAGCGGATTCTTCAGCTGATGGGCTTGAAGGGAGTCAGCATATCCCACATCAAGAGCCATCTTCAGATGTATAGATCAAGCTCTAGCTCTAGCAACAACAACAGTCCACCCAATGGGCCCCTGGATCGTCGTGAAGATCACTGCGCTGATGGGAACAGCACGGCGGCACTGGTCCCAGACCAGATCAACGCTTGTTACGCCGTGCCTCGCCACGGCGTCCACCACTCCTCGTCTCCGTACCAAAT ACCACCGTCGATCGAAGAAATTCTCAGTACCTGGGAGGAGAGTAAAGGGCGTCTTccatgtaaatcaagtaacaacaTACTGATTACAGCACAGAAG GAAATCGTCTGGCCATCTCAGTGTAGCAATACAGTTCAAATCAAGAATTGGACGGCTACAGGGTGTGACCTGACATTGTCGATCGGCAGCCAGTGGGAGGAGGAGGTTGTTACGACGAGCAGCAACGACAAAGACAGAACCACGACAATTGAGGAGTCCGCGCCGCCGGCAAGGGATCGAGCCGGTCTAAACCTTGATCTTAATCTAAACTTCAACCTCAACCTCTCCGTCTCATCTTCTTCTTGGCTCACCTAA
- the LOC127312020 gene encoding myb family transcription factor MPH1 isoform X3 has translation MHLILRRISQSVCTRSSSCKERGNMRGFERRGVRQYNRSDEPRMRWTEELHRQFIEAVDCLGGADEATPKRILQLMGLKGVSISHIKSHLQMYRSSSSSSNNNSPPNGPLDRREDHCADGNSTAALVPDQINACYAVPRHGVHHSSSPYQIPPSIEEILSTWEESKGRLPCKSSNNILITAQKDEENGARFLRGGHKRNIRRKMQNQMGEYSSSLTYKAQFMAPRILS, from the exons ATGCACTTGATTCTGAGAAGGATCAGTCAAAGTGTGTGTACCAGAAGCTCTAGCTGCAAGGAGAGAGGAAATATGAGAGGATTTGAGAGGAGAGGCGTCCGGCAGTACAACAGGTCCGACGAGCCGAGGATGCGGTGGACGGAGGAGCTGCACCGGCAGTTCATCGAGGCCGTAGACTGCCTCGGCGGCGCTGATG AGGCAACTCCGAAGCGGATTCTTCAGCTGATGGGCTTGAAGGGAGTCAGCATATCCCACATCAAGAGCCATCTTCAGATGTATAGATCAAGCTCTAGCTCTAGCAACAACAACAGTCCACCCAATGGGCCCCTGGATCGTCGTGAAGATCACTGCGCTGATGGGAACAGCACGGCGGCACTGGTCCCAGACCAGATCAACGCTTGTTACGCCGTGCCTCGCCACGGCGTCCACCACTCCTCGTCTCCGTACCAAAT ACCACCGTCGATCGAAGAAATTCTCAGTACCTGGGAGGAGAGTAAAGGGCGTCTTccatgtaaatcaagtaacaacaTACTGATTACAGCACAGAAG GATGAAGAAAATGGAGCGAGGTTTCTTAGGGGCGGGCACAAGAGAAATATCCGGAGGAAAATGCAAAATCAAATGGGAGAGTATTCTTCGTCTTTGACCTACAAGGCGCAATTTATGGCCCCACGAATTCTTTCATGA
- the LOC127312020 gene encoding myb family transcription factor MPH1 isoform X2: MHLILRRISQSVCTRSSSCKERGNMRGFERRGVRQYNRSDEPRMRWTEELHRQFIEAVDCLGGADEATPKRILQLMGLKGVSISHIKSHLQMYRSSSSSSNNNSPPNGPLDRREDHCADGNSTAALVPDQINACYAVPRHGVHHSSSPYQIPPSIEEILSTWEESKGRLPCKSSNNILITAQKLANNLPPHSPHHPAGVLSKDEENGARFLRGGHKRNIRRKMQNQMGEYSSSLTYKAQFMAPRILS; encoded by the exons ATGCACTTGATTCTGAGAAGGATCAGTCAAAGTGTGTGTACCAGAAGCTCTAGCTGCAAGGAGAGAGGAAATATGAGAGGATTTGAGAGGAGAGGCGTCCGGCAGTACAACAGGTCCGACGAGCCGAGGATGCGGTGGACGGAGGAGCTGCACCGGCAGTTCATCGAGGCCGTAGACTGCCTCGGCGGCGCTGATG AGGCAACTCCGAAGCGGATTCTTCAGCTGATGGGCTTGAAGGGAGTCAGCATATCCCACATCAAGAGCCATCTTCAGATGTATAGATCAAGCTCTAGCTCTAGCAACAACAACAGTCCACCCAATGGGCCCCTGGATCGTCGTGAAGATCACTGCGCTGATGGGAACAGCACGGCGGCACTGGTCCCAGACCAGATCAACGCTTGTTACGCCGTGCCTCGCCACGGCGTCCACCACTCCTCGTCTCCGTACCAAAT ACCACCGTCGATCGAAGAAATTCTCAGTACCTGGGAGGAGAGTAAAGGGCGTCTTccatgtaaatcaagtaacaacaTACTGATTACAGCACAGAAG CTCGCAAACAATCTTCCACCTCACTCCCCTCACCATCCCGCTGGGGTTCTTTCAAAGGATGAAGAAAATGGAGCGAGGTTTCTTAGGGGCGGGCACAAGAGAAATATCCGGAGGAAAATGCAAAATCAAATGGGAGAGTATTCTTCGTCTTTGACCTACAAGGCGCAATTTATGGCCCCACGAATTCTTTCATGA